In one Novosphingobium humi genomic region, the following are encoded:
- a CDS encoding cobalamin biosynthesis protein, whose amino-acid sequence MERGAVIVAGFGFRAGATAASLRSALAVAQEGLPPVTHLATAADKAPALAPLAEALDLLLVAVDGGTIRAAPTSTASPAAQKARGTGSLAEAAAMAAIGPGARLIRPRRISPDRLAACAIAQGTPE is encoded by the coding sequence ATGGAGCGTGGCGCTGTGATCGTCGCCGGTTTCGGCTTTCGCGCCGGGGCCACGGCGGCCTCGTTGCGCTCGGCCTTGGCCGTGGCGCAGGAGGGGCTGCCCCCCGTCACCCATCTTGCCACGGCGGCGGACAAGGCGCCTGCCCTTGCCCCGCTGGCCGAGGCTCTGGACCTGCTTCTGGTCGCCGTGGATGGCGGGACGATCCGGGCCGCCCCCACCTCGACCGCATCGCCCGCCGCGCAAAAGGCGCGCGGCACCGGCAGTCTGGCCGAAGCCGCCGCCATGGCCGCCATCGGCCCCGGCGCGCGCCTGATCCGTCCGCGCCGGATTTCACCCGACCGTTTGGCCGCCTGCGCCATTGCCCAAGGAACCCCAGAATGA
- the cobM gene encoding precorrin-4 C(11)-methyltransferase has product MTVHFIGAGPGAPDLLTLRGRDLIAASPVCLYAGSLIPEAVLDHCPPGARMVNTAPLSLDAIIAEIVEAHAAGHDVARLHSGDLSVWSAMGEQLRRLRALDIPVSITPGVPAFAAAAAALEAELTLPELGQSLVLTRTPGRASTMPPAESLTNFAVTGATLAIHLSIHNLAQVLADLTPAYGADCPVAVVWRASWPDQRIIRATLSTVKQAVAGTMERTAIILVGRVLGAQDFAESSLYAADYDRRFRPQGATSRFTGVVE; this is encoded by the coding sequence ATGACCGTGCATTTCATCGGCGCCGGCCCCGGCGCGCCTGATCTCCTCACCCTGCGCGGGCGCGATCTGATCGCGGCCAGCCCGGTCTGTCTCTATGCCGGTTCGCTGATCCCGGAGGCGGTGCTCGATCATTGCCCGCCCGGCGCGCGGATGGTTAACACGGCCCCTCTCTCGCTGGACGCGATCATCGCGGAAATCGTCGAGGCCCACGCGGCGGGCCATGATGTGGCGCGGCTGCATTCGGGCGACCTGTCGGTCTGGTCGGCGATGGGCGAACAATTGCGGCGGCTGCGCGCGCTGGACATCCCGGTGTCGATCACACCCGGAGTCCCCGCCTTTGCCGCCGCCGCCGCCGCGCTGGAGGCTGAACTCACGCTGCCCGAACTGGGCCAGTCGCTGGTGCTGACCCGCACGCCGGGGCGGGCCAGCACGATGCCGCCTGCCGAGAGCCTGACCAATTTTGCCGTGACGGGGGCCACGCTGGCCATTCACCTTTCGATCCATAATCTGGCGCAGGTGTTGGCTGATCTGACCCCGGCCTATGGCGCGGATTGCCCGGTCGCCGTGGTCTGGCGGGCAAGCTGGCCCGATCAGCGGATCATCCGCGCCACGCTCTCCACCGTTAAACAGGCCGTGGCCGGGACCATGGAGCGCACCGCGATCATTCTGGTCGGGCGGGTGCTGGGCGCGCAGGATTTTGCCGAAAGCAGTCTCTATGCCGCCGATTACGACCGCCGTTTCCGCCCGCAGGGGGCCACGTCGCGCTTTACAGGGGTGGTGGAATGA
- a CDS encoding cobyrinate a,c-diamide synthase, which yields MMPPGLLIAAPASGTGKTTVMLGLLRALSQDGLAVQPFKSGPDYIDPAFHHAACGRPSFNLDSWAMEPELIDAIAAQGAGADLILAEGSMGLFDGVARPGAFGNGASADLARRMGWPVVLVLDASGQAQSAAATALGFRAYDPALNFAGVILNRVASARHESLIRKGMEAMGIAVLGALPRRGDLVLPERHLGLVQAMEHPDLERALADYAVFVREHVDLAAIRACARGAAIRGTGRLPDPPAQTIAMARDAAFSFIYPHLLEGWRRAGARVLPFSPLADEAPPGEADLVWLPGGYPELHAGTIAAARRFLSGLARHAQTRPVHGECGGYMVLGQSLIDKNGQSHRMAGLLGLETTYARRKMHLGYRHAQLLAPIGGIAGGTCLRGHEFHYSTIVALKDEPLARVTDANGDELAETGSRRGMVSGSFFHMIAPVS from the coding sequence ATGATGCCGCCCGGCCTTCTGATCGCGGCCCCGGCATCGGGCACCGGCAAGACCACGGTGATGCTGGGCCTGCTGCGCGCACTGTCGCAGGATGGCCTTGCGGTGCAGCCCTTCAAGAGCGGGCCGGACTACATCGACCCGGCGTTCCACCACGCGGCCTGCGGGCGCCCCTCGTTCAATCTGGACAGTTGGGCGATGGAGCCGGAACTGATCGACGCCATCGCCGCGCAGGGGGCGGGGGCCGACCTGATCCTTGCCGAAGGGTCGATGGGCCTGTTCGATGGGGTGGCGCGGCCGGGCGCGTTCGGAAATGGCGCCAGCGCCGATCTGGCGCGGCGGATGGGTTGGCCGGTGGTGCTGGTGCTCGACGCCTCGGGTCAGGCGCAATCGGCGGCGGCCACGGCGCTGGGGTTTCGGGCCTATGATCCGGCGCTGAATTTTGCGGGCGTCATCCTCAACCGCGTGGCCAGCGCGCGGCATGAAAGCCTGATCCGCAAGGGGATGGAGGCGATGGGTATTGCGGTGCTGGGCGCGCTGCCCCGGCGCGGCGATCTGGTGCTGCCCGAACGGCATTTGGGGCTGGTGCAGGCGATGGAACATCCCGATCTTGAGCGGGCCTTGGCCGATTATGCGGTCTTTGTCCGTGAGCATGTCGATCTGGCGGCCATCCGCGCCTGCGCGCGCGGGGCGGCGATCCGGGGCACGGGCCGCCTGCCCGATCCTCCGGCACAGACCATCGCCATGGCCCGCGATGCGGCTTTTTCCTTCATCTATCCGCATCTGCTCGAAGGCTGGCGGCGGGCCGGGGCGCGTGTGCTGCCTTTCTCGCCGCTGGCCGATGAGGCGCCGCCGGGCGAGGCTGATCTGGTATGGTTGCCTGGGGGCTATCCCGAATTGCATGCCGGAACGATTGCGGCGGCCCGGAGATTCCTGTCCGGCCTTGCCCGCCACGCCCAGACCCGCCCGGTCCATGGCGAATGCGGCGGCTATATGGTTCTGGGGCAAAGCCTGATCGACAAGAACGGGCAGAGCCATCGCATGGCGGGCCTGCTGGGGCTGGAAACCACCTATGCGCGGCGCAAGATGCATCTGGGCTATCGCCATGCCCAATTGCTGGCGCCCATTGGGGGGATTGCGGGCGGCACTTGCCTGCGCGGCCATGAGTTCCATTATTCCACCATCGTTGCGCTCAAGGACGAGCCCTTGGCGCGCGTTACCGATGCCAATGGCGATGAACTGGCCGAAACCGGATCGCGGCGAGGCATGGTCAGCGGCAGCTTTTTTCACATGATCGCGCCGGTGTCATGA
- the cobF gene encoding precorrin-6A synthase (deacetylating): MIELTLIGIGTGNPDHITMQAARAMNAADLILIPRKGESKSDLVDLRRDICAQVLNAPVRIVEFDMPVRDAEGDYARGVHEWHDAIAAVWREQIALHLPGGGRLALLVWGDPSLYDSTLRIAERLPDVKVQVVAGITSLQALTAAHAIPLNPLAGSVTITTGRLLRAHGWPKGADTVVVMLDGGCAFEVLDPAGIAIWWGAYLGMAQEALECGPLVHAAPIIAERRAELRARHGWIMDVYLMRKEQSDG; the protein is encoded by the coding sequence ATGATCGAGCTTACCCTGATCGGCATCGGCACCGGCAACCCGGACCATATCACCATGCAGGCCGCCCGCGCCATGAACGCCGCCGACCTGATCCTGATCCCGCGCAAGGGCGAGAGCAAATCCGATCTGGTCGATCTGCGCCGCGATATCTGCGCGCAGGTTTTGAATGCTCCGGTGCGGATCGTCGAATTCGACATGCCCGTGCGCGATGCCGAGGGCGATTATGCGCGGGGCGTACATGAATGGCATGACGCCATCGCGGCGGTCTGGCGCGAGCAAATCGCGCTCCATCTGCCCGGCGGCGGCAGGCTGGCGCTGCTCGTCTGGGGCGATCCCTCGCTTTATGACAGCACCTTGCGCATCGCCGAAAGGCTGCCGGACGTCAAAGTGCAGGTCGTGGCCGGGATCACCAGCCTTCAGGCGCTGACGGCGGCCCATGCGATCCCCCTCAACCCTCTGGCCGGATCGGTGACGATCACGACCGGGCGGCTGCTGCGCGCCCATGGCTGGCCCAAGGGGGCCGATACGGTGGTGGTCATGCTGGATGGCGGCTGCGCGTTCGAGGTGCTGGACCCGGCAGGGATTGCGATCTGGTGGGGCGCCTATCTGGGCATGGCGCAAGAGGCGCTGGAATGCGGACCGCTGGTCCATGCCGCACCCATCATTGCCGAGCGCCGCGCCGAACTGCGCGCGCGCCATGGCTGGATCATGGATGTTTACCTGATGCGAAAGGAACAGAGCGATGGATGA
- the cobO gene encoding cob(I)yrinic acid a,c-diamide adenosyltransferase, whose product MDEAAPNNTEARHADKMRKKQAARATIMATKTREKGLLIVHTGKGKGKTSAALGMVVRAIGHGMKVGVVQFVKGAMTTGEKAVFDAFPDHVEFKPMGEGFTWNTQDRSRDIATTRTAWDEIRRMISDPAYDMVLADELNIVLRYDYLPLEEVLEVLAARPEMQHVIVTGRNAPDALIEAADLVTDMTMVKHPFRSGVKAQAGIEF is encoded by the coding sequence ATGGATGAGGCAGCGCCCAACAACACCGAGGCCCGCCATGCCGACAAAATGCGCAAGAAGCAGGCCGCGCGGGCCACCATCATGGCCACCAAAACCCGCGAAAAGGGCCTGCTGATCGTCCACACCGGCAAGGGCAAGGGCAAGACCAGCGCGGCGCTGGGCATGGTCGTGCGCGCGATCGGCCATGGGATGAAGGTGGGCGTGGTCCAGTTCGTCAAGGGCGCGATGACCACGGGTGAGAAGGCGGTGTTCGACGCCTTTCCCGACCATGTGGAATTCAAGCCGATGGGCGAAGGCTTTACATGGAACACACAGGACCGTAGCCGCGACATCGCCACCACCCGCACCGCATGGGACGAGATCAGGCGCATGATCTCCGACCCGGCCTATGACATGGTGCTGGCCGATGAACTCAACATCGTCCTGCGCTATGATTACCTGCCGCTGGAGGAAGTGCTGGAGGTGCTGGCCGCCAGGCCGGAGATGCAGCATGTGATCGTCACCGGGCGCAACGCCCCCGACGCGCTGATCGAGGCGGCCGATCTGGTCACCGACATGACCATGGTCAAACACCCGTTCCGGTCGGGCGTGAAGGCACAGGCGGGAATCGAGTTTTAG
- a CDS encoding 2-dehydro-3-deoxy-6-phosphogalactonate aldolase, protein MTTAIETLNAALAICPLVAILRGVRPDEVEAIGDAIIEAGFSMIEVPLNSPDPLDSIALLAKRYGPDVLVGAGTVLTTADVANVKAAGGTLIISPNVNTDVIRASVAAGMISLPGFYTPTEAFAALEAGATGLKLFPAEGASPAYMKAQRAVLPKDLPLLAVGGVTPENLSQWVAAGAQGAGLGSALYKAGLSAAQVGDRARAFVAAVAALPKAQ, encoded by the coding sequence ATGACTACTGCGATTGAAACCCTGAATGCCGCCCTTGCCATTTGCCCGCTGGTGGCGATCCTGCGCGGGGTGCGCCCCGACGAGGTCGAGGCCATTGGCGATGCGATCATCGAGGCAGGCTTTTCCATGATCGAGGTGCCGCTCAATTCGCCCGATCCGCTGGACTCGATCGCGCTGCTGGCAAAGCGTTACGGGCCGGACGTGCTGGTCGGGGCAGGGACGGTGCTGACCACGGCGGATGTCGCCAATGTCAAGGCGGCGGGGGGCACTCTCATCATCTCGCCCAACGTGAACACCGATGTGATCCGCGCCAGTGTGGCGGCGGGCATGATCTCGCTGCCCGGATTTTACACGCCCACCGAGGCCTTCGCCGCATTGGAGGCGGGCGCCACGGGCCTCAAGCTGTTCCCCGCCGAGGGGGCCAGTCCCGCCTATATGAAGGCCCAGCGCGCGGTGCTGCCCAAGGATCTGCCGTTGCTGGCCGTGGGCGGGGTGACGCCGGAAAACCTGTCGCAATGGGTGGCCGCCGGTGCGCAGGGCGCGGGGCTCGGCTCGGCGCTCTACAAGGCGGGCCTCTCGGCGGCGCAGGTGGGCGATCGGGCGCGGGCCTTTGTCGCGGCGGTCGCGGCCCTTCCCAAGGCGCAATAA
- a CDS encoding 2-dehydro-3-deoxygalactonokinase: MTCDMIAVDWGTTNRRAYLIDAAGQVLHTERDGMGLLAVPPGGFADEISGIRAKMGDLPVLLAGMVGSAKGWVNVPYLTCPAGLADLAGALHWVEPGRTAIVPGLCDRAGDVMRGEEVQLLGAVAAGLAPGDALLCQPGTHCKWARMEGGKVASFATAMTGEIFALLKNHSLLADFLGGDVEDGEAFRAGVRDGLSGRLTTRLFRVRAAALLGQRSIEDSAAYASGLMIGHDVGGENLREGDPVHILADPHLGRLYAAAVHCAGGQPILIDSHAAFVAGIFRLWKASQS; encoded by the coding sequence ATGACGTGTGACATGATCGCGGTGGATTGGGGCACGACCAACCGCCGCGCCTATCTGATCGATGCCGCGGGACAGGTGCTGCATACCGAGCGCGACGGCATGGGCCTGCTGGCCGTGCCGCCGGGGGGCTTTGCCGACGAAATTTCGGGCATCCGGGCCAAGATGGGCGATTTGCCGGTGTTGCTGGCGGGCATGGTTGGTTCGGCCAAGGGCTGGGTCAATGTGCCTTATCTGACCTGTCCTGCCGGGCTGGCGGATCTGGCCGGGGCGCTGCACTGGGTCGAGCCGGGGCGGACGGCCATCGTGCCGGGCCTGTGCGATCGGGCGGGCGATGTGATGCGCGGCGAAGAGGTGCAACTGCTGGGCGCGGTCGCTGCCGGACTGGCGCCGGGCGATGCGCTGTTGTGCCAACCTGGCACCCATTGCAAATGGGCTCGGATGGAGGGCGGCAAGGTTGCCTCTTTCGCCACGGCCATGACGGGCGAGATCTTTGCCCTGCTGAAAAACCACAGCCTGCTGGCCGATTTTCTCGGCGGTGATGTGGAGGATGGCGAGGCCTTCCGCGCCGGGGTGCGCGATGGGCTCAGCGGCCGCCTGACCACGCGCCTGTTCCGCGTGCGCGCCGCCGCCCTGCTGGGCCAGCGCAGCATCGAGGACAGCGCGGCCTATGCATCGGGCCTGATGATCGGCCATGACGTGGGCGGCGAGAACCTGCGCGAGGGCGATCCGGTCCATATCCTTGCCGATCCGCATCTGGGCCGGTTATATGCCGCGGCCGTGCATTGTGCCGGGGGCCAGCCCATCCTGATCGACAGTCACGCGGCCTTTGTGGCCGGTATCTTCCGCCTGTGGAAAGCGAGCCAATCATGA
- a CDS encoding sodium/sugar symporter, which translates to MTLSTIDTAMVVAYAIFIFGLAQWVSRRKGDAQEDSAGYFLASRALPWWAIGASLIAANISAEQIVGMAGSGYAIGLAISSYEWMAALTLLIVGKFFLPVFLKNNITTMPEFLEARFGPTIRTVMAVFWLVLYVFVNLTSILWLGSIAVRQVAGVDQDMALAGLGVFALAYQIRGGLKAVALTDIVQVALLVMGGLVVSGIALGQLGEGAGALHGFERLVRAVPDHFHMILSPDSPHYKDLPGLGVLIGGLWIANLSYWGFNQYIIQRTLAAKSLGEAQRGIVFAAFLKLLMPVIIVLPGIAAVLLAPALDKPDQAYPAMMHLLPNGLLGLVFAALTAAIIASTASKINSIATIFTLDLYARKIAPGAGEVQLVRVGRITACVATVIGIVAARPLLGGMDQAFQYIQEFSGFVTPGITVIFLTGLFWPRATEAGALAGALASVVLSAIFRFGGVAALTQIPFMHRMAMVFFASLALTVVVSLLGKPPVRQGKGIMEGVSFATSRGFAIASALVSAILVALYTVWW; encoded by the coding sequence ATGACGCTCTCAACCATCGATACGGCCATGGTGGTGGCCTATGCGATCTTCATCTTTGGCCTTGCCCAATGGGTCAGCCGCCGCAAAGGCGATGCGCAGGAGGACAGCGCGGGCTATTTCCTGGCCAGTCGCGCGCTGCCGTGGTGGGCCATTGGCGCCTCGCTGATCGCGGCCAATATTTCGGCCGAACAGATCGTGGGCATGGCAGGATCGGGTTATGCCATCGGCCTTGCGATCTCCTCCTATGAATGGATGGCCGCGCTCACGCTGCTGATCGTGGGCAAGTTCTTCCTGCCGGTGTTCCTGAAAAACAACATCACCACGATGCCGGAATTTCTCGAGGCCCGCTTTGGCCCGACGATCCGCACGGTGATGGCGGTGTTCTGGCTGGTGCTTTATGTCTTTGTGAACCTGACCTCGATCCTGTGGCTTGGCTCCATCGCGGTGCGGCAGGTTGCGGGCGTCGATCAGGATATGGCGCTGGCCGGTTTGGGCGTGTTCGCGCTGGCCTATCAGATCCGGGGCGGGCTTAAAGCGGTGGCGCTGACCGACATTGTTCAGGTGGCGCTGCTGGTGATGGGCGGCCTGGTGGTTTCGGGGATTGCGCTGGGCCAATTGGGCGAAGGCGCGGGGGCGCTCCATGGCTTTGAGCGGCTGGTGCGCGCGGTGCCGGATCATTTCCACATGATCCTTTCGCCCGACAGTCCGCATTACAAGGATCTGCCGGGTCTGGGCGTGCTGATCGGCGGATTGTGGATTGCCAACCTGTCCTATTGGGGGTTCAACCAATATATCATCCAGCGCACCCTTGCCGCCAAATCACTGGGCGAGGCGCAGCGGGGCATCGTGTTCGCGGCCTTTCTCAAGCTGTTGATGCCAGTCATCATCGTGCTGCCCGGCATTGCGGCGGTGCTGCTGGCGCCGGCTCTGGACAAGCCCGATCAGGCCTATCCGGCGATGATGCATCTCTTGCCCAACGGGTTGCTGGGGCTGGTCTTTGCCGCGCTGACGGCGGCGATCATCGCCTCCACGGCCAGCAAGATCAACTCCATCGCCACGATCTTCACGCTCGACCTCTATGCCCGCAAGATCGCGCCAGGCGCCGGCGAGGTGCAACTGGTCCGCGTGGGCCGCATCACCGCCTGCGTCGCCACGGTCATCGGCATTGTCGCGGCGCGGCCCCTGCTGGGCGGCATGGATCAGGCGTTTCAATATATTCAGGAATTCTCCGGTTTTGTGACGCCGGGCATCACGGTGATCTTCCTGACCGGCCTGTTCTGGCCCCGCGCCACCGAGGCGGGCGCTCTGGCGGGCGCGCTGGCCAGTGTGGTGCTCTCGGCGATCTTTCGCTTTGGCGGCGTTGCGGCGCTGACCCAGATCCCCTTCATGCACCGCATGGCGATGGTGTTCTTTGCCTCTCTGGCGCTCACGGTGGTGGTTTCACTGCTGGGCAAACCTCCGGTGCGGCAGGGCAAGGGCATCATGGAGGGCGTTTCCTTTGCCACGTCTCGCGGCTTTGCCATTGCTTCGGCGTTGGTCAGCGCGATCCTTGTGGCGCTTTATACGGTGTGGTGGTGA
- a CDS encoding FadR/GntR family transcriptional regulator yields MTDNDDVSGLGRNLTYGLLDLLGRQIVTGAFENRPFPTEAELSTQHGVSRSVTREAVKMLTAKGLLTARPRQGTSIQPVASWNLFDADVLRWLLERKFSVELLSQFNQLRAAIEPAAAALAAGSADDKGRALIEAGFARMEAAERGEDDVLDADIAFHLSILRASGNPFFAQFRDVVATALRTSIRLTNRIVGRTADLAAHGAVRDAIMARDPRAAQNAMRAIIGDVMDLIARHSHAAQ; encoded by the coding sequence ATGACCGACAATGACGATGTTTCCGGCCTTGGGCGCAATCTGACCTATGGGCTGCTCGATCTTCTGGGGCGCCAGATCGTGACGGGCGCCTTTGAAAACCGCCCCTTTCCCACCGAGGCCGAGCTTTCGACCCAGCATGGCGTCAGCCGATCGGTCACGCGTGAGGCGGTCAAGATGCTCACCGCCAAGGGGCTGCTGACCGCAAGGCCAAGGCAGGGCACCAGCATCCAGCCCGTGGCAAGTTGGAACCTGTTCGACGCCGATGTGCTGCGCTGGCTGCTCGAACGCAAATTCTCGGTCGAGCTGCTCTCGCAATTCAACCAGTTGCGCGCGGCCATCGAACCGGCCGCCGCCGCGCTGGCCGCAGGCTCGGCCGATGACAAGGGACGCGCGCTGATCGAGGCAGGATTTGCGCGGATGGAGGCCGCCGAAAGGGGCGAGGACGATGTGCTGGACGCCGATATCGCGTTCCATCTGTCCATCCTGCGCGCCAGCGGCAATCCCTTCTTCGCCCAGTTCCGCGATGTGGTCGCCACGGCCCTGCGCACCTCGATCCGGCTGACCAACCGCATTGTCGGGCGCACGGCCGATCTGGCCGCGCATGGCGCGGTGCGCGATGCGATCATGGCCCGCGATCCGCGCGCGGCCCAGAACGCCATGCGCGCGATCATCGGCGACGTGATGGACCTGATCGCCCGGCACAGCCACGCGGCGCAATAG
- a CDS encoding SMP-30/gluconolactonase/LRE family protein, with protein MSHWSIIERPRRDILGEGITYVAREDALYWVDIIGQRVNRFGLGDAQYREWAMPEMTGWLIERSAGGGFVAGLKSGFHHLSLDPFALEPIAAPEPDLPFNRMNDACADAHGRIWAGTMSMDGSRDEGGLYRLDPDLSWHRMDAPYAIANGPAISPDGATLYHTDSAKGLVYRFALHDDGSLGPREIFLEFPDAWGSPDGMTVDAQGGLWIAHWGAGCVSRFDPDGGRERWIDLPASQITRPCFAGADYGRLFLTSAADGVDEPLAGSVFEVEAGVFGLPPRMFGA; from the coding sequence ATGAGCCATTGGAGCATCATTGAACGCCCCCGGCGCGACATTCTGGGCGAGGGCATCACCTATGTCGCCCGCGAGGATGCGCTCTATTGGGTGGATATCATCGGCCAGCGGGTGAACCGTTTCGGGCTGGGCGACGCGCAATATCGCGAATGGGCGATGCCCGAAATGACGGGCTGGCTGATTGAGCGCAGCGCGGGCGGGGGTTTTGTCGCGGGGCTGAAATCGGGGTTTCACCATCTCAGCCTCGATCCCTTCGCGCTCGAACCTATTGCCGCGCCAGAACCGGATCTGCCCTTCAACCGGATGAACGATGCCTGCGCCGATGCTCATGGCCGCATCTGGGCGGGCACGATGAGCATGGATGGGAGCCGGGACGAGGGCGGGCTTTACCGGCTTGACCCGGATCTGTCATGGCACCGGATGGACGCGCCCTACGCAATCGCCAATGGTCCCGCGATCAGCCCCGATGGCGCCACGCTTTACCACACGGACAGTGCCAAAGGGCTGGTCTACCGCTTTGCGCTGCATGATGATGGCAGCCTTGGCCCGCGCGAGATTTTCCTTGAATTTCCTGATGCATGGGGCTCACCCGATGGCATGACGGTGGACGCGCAGGGCGGGTTGTGGATCGCGCATTGGGGCGCGGGCTGCGTCAGCCGGTTTGACCCAGACGGCGGGCGTGAACGCTGGATCGACCTGCCCGCCAGCCAGATCACGCGCCCCTGCTTTGCCGGGGCCGATTATGGCCGCCTGTTCCTGACCAGCGCCGCCGATGGGGTGGATGAACCTCTGGCCGGATCGGTGTTCGAGGTGGAGGCGGGCGTGTTCGGCCTGCCGCCCCGCATGTTCGGCGCCTAG
- a CDS encoding IlvD/Edd family dehydratase codes for MSDAQKPTLRSRAWFDNPASPDMTALYLERYLNYGLSMEELQSNRPIIGIAQTGSDLSPCNRHHIVLAERVRDGIREAGGIPIEFPCHPIQETGKRPTAGLDRNLAYLSLVETLFGYPLDGVVLTIGCDKTTPACLMAAATVNIPAIALSVGPMLNGNFKGERTGSGTIVWKARQMLAAGEIDYKGFIKLVASSAPSTGFCNTMGTATTMNSLTEALGMSLPGNAAIPAPHRDRAESAYHTGRQIVEMVRADRKPSDILTRSAFLNAIRVNSAIGGSTNAPIHLNAIARHVGVELSLADWESHGADIPLLVNLQPAGEYLGEDYYRAGGVPAVMGELYRAGLLDGEALTVNGRTVAQNIADAVIEDEDVIRPLCAPLKPAAGLTVLSGNLFDAAVMKKSVISDAFRARYLADPDDPEAFEGNVVVFDGPEDYHHRIDDPALGITDRSILVIRGAGPVGYPGGAEVVNMRPPAALIRAGIDALPCIGDGRQSGTSGSPSILNASPEAAAGGGLALLRTGDIVRIDLKNRSVNVLVGDEELDRRRAENAENPFSGPESQTPWHEIARRETGQFAGGAVIESAVKYQRIAQTKGLPRDSH; via the coding sequence ATGTCCGATGCCCAAAAGCCAACGCTGCGTAGCCGCGCATGGTTCGACAATCCGGCCTCGCCCGACATGACCGCGCTCTATCTTGAACGCTATCTCAATTATGGCCTCTCGATGGAGGAACTGCAGTCCAACCGCCCGATCATCGGCATTGCCCAGACCGGCAGCGACCTTTCGCCCTGCAACCGCCATCACATCGTGCTGGCCGAGCGTGTGCGCGACGGCATCCGCGAGGCGGGCGGCATTCCCATCGAATTTCCCTGCCACCCCATTCAGGAAACCGGCAAGCGGCCCACCGCCGGGCTTGACCGCAATCTGGCCTATCTCAGCCTGGTCGAAACGCTGTTCGGCTATCCGCTTGACGGCGTGGTGCTGACCATCGGCTGCGACAAGACGACGCCTGCCTGTCTGATGGCGGCGGCGACGGTCAATATTCCGGCCATCGCGCTCTCGGTCGGCCCGATGCTGAACGGCAATTTCAAGGGCGAGCGCACCGGCAGCGGCACCATCGTCTGGAAGGCCCGGCAAATGCTGGCGGCGGGCGAGATCGACTATAAGGGCTTCATCAAACTGGTGGCCTCCAGCGCGCCCAGCACGGGCTTCTGCAACACGATGGGCACGGCTACCACGATGAACAGCCTGACCGAGGCGCTGGGCATGAGCCTGCCCGGCAACGCGGCCATCCCCGCGCCCCACCGCGACCGCGCGGAAAGCGCTTATCACACCGGCCGCCAGATCGTGGAAATGGTGCGCGCCGACCGTAAGCCTTCGGACATTCTCACCCGTTCAGCCTTCCTCAACGCCATTCGCGTCAATTCGGCCATTGGGGGCAGCACCAATGCGCCGATCCACCTGAACGCCATCGCGCGCCATGTCGGCGTCGAACTTTCGCTGGCCGATTGGGAAAGCCATGGGGCCGACATTCCGCTGCTGGTCAATCTGCAGCCAGCGGGCGAATATCTGGGTGAGGACTATTACCGCGCGGGCGGCGTTCCGGCGGTGATGGGCGAACTCTATCGCGCGGGCCTGCTCGATGGCGAAGCGTTGACGGTCAATGGGCGAACGGTGGCGCAGAATATTGCTGATGCGGTGATTGAAGACGAGGATGTGATCCGTCCGCTCTGCGCGCCTTTGAAGCCTGCGGCGGGGCTGACCGTGCTGTCAGGCAATCTGTTCGATGCGGCGGTGATGAAAAAGAGCGTGATTTCCGATGCTTTTCGCGCGCGCTATCTGGCCGACCCGGATGACCCGGAAGCCTTTGAGGGCAATGTCGTGGTGTTTGATGGGCCGGAGGATTATCACCACCGCATCGATGATCCTGCTCTCGGCATCACCGACCGTTCGATTCTGGTGATCCGCGGCGCCGGGCCGGTGGGCTATCCGGGCGGGGCCGAGGTGGTCAATATGCGCCCGCCCGCCGCCCTCATCCGCGCCGGGATCGACGCCTTGCCCTGCATCGGCGATGGGCGCCAGTCGGGCACCAGCGGTTCGCCTTCGATCCTCAACGCCAGTCCCGAAGCGGCGGCGGGCGGCGGTCTGGCCTTGCTGCGCACGGGCGATATTGTCCGCATCGACCTGAAAAACCGCAGCGTCAATGTCTTGGTCGGCGACGAGGAGCTGGATCGCCGCCGCGCGGAAAACGCGGAAAATCCCTTCTCCGGCCCGGAAAGTCAGACGCCATGGCACGAAATCGCCCGGCGCGAGACGGGGCAATTCGCGGGCGGCGCGGTGATCGAAAGCGCGGTCAAATATCAGCGCATCGCCCAGACCAAGGGCCTGCCCCGCGACAGCCATTGA